DNA sequence from the Pseudomonas fluorescens Q2-87 genome:
CCACGGGAGCCCAGACAAGCACGCCAGCAAGGTGAACCTCAACAATTATCCTTATGGATGGGACAGGATATATGAACAAAACGGTTATGCTTCAAACGACCCGGTAATAGCACATTGCAATCAATCACCGCTCCCGATCCTCTGGGACGAAGATGTTTACGCCCAGGCACCGAAGTTGTGGCGCGAGCTGAATCGACAGGGGCTCAAATATGGTTGGACCCAAGCGGTCCATGATGAAAAGGGCGTCCATCACAGCCTGTTCAGCCTTGCACGGACCCACTCCCCCATCGATATAGAAGAGCACTACGGGAACCTCGGCTACGCCATTTTCGCCAGCCAGAAACTGCATGCCCTGGCCGGCAAGAAAATGTCCGAGACCGCGGCCGACCAGCAGCAGTGCCACTTGTCACCCAGGGAGATCGAGGTGCTGAGGTGGTCAGCCCAAGGCAAGACCGCGTCGGAAGTGGGCAGAATTCTTTGTCTTTCCGAGCGCACGGTGAATTTCCATGTTTGCAGCTGCATGCGAAAGCTGAACGCCAGCAATAAAATTTCAGCGGTGGCCAAAGCCGCCCAGATCCACGTGATCTGAACCCACGACGCGGCATGGCCGCCCTGAAAAACCCACGGGTAATGCGCGACAAAAAAACGTACCATTTACGGTTCCACTTGAATGATGACGCGCTAGACGCGCGACGCGGTTCATTCAGGCGGTCCCGCACAGAACCTGCCTCCAGGCAGCGGGACATCCGTCGATCCCCAGAGTCCCCAGCCATGCCCCTGCTTGATACTCCCTTCGCCCAGCTCGACCTGATCCGCCAACCCGAACAGCAGAACGAACCGCTGCAAGCCTTCGATGCGGCCGATGAATACCTGCTCGCGTACCTGGCCGAGCAACAGCCTGACGCGCAGACACGGGTGCTGGTACTCAATGATGGCTTCGGCGCCCTGGCGGCCAGCCTGGCCGGCAAAGTGGAGGTGATCAGCAGCGGTGATTCATTCCTGGCGTTGCAGGCGCTCGGCAAGAATCTGGTGCGCAACGGCCGGCCTTTCGATGCGGTGCCGACGTTGCCGGCCAGCGAGCCATTGGCCGGCCCCTTCGACCGCGTCCTG
Encoded proteins:
- a CDS encoding autoinducer binding domain-containing protein; the encoded protein is MDESTQERAMDKWKDLQLRKLACEKDLQTAYRLILNFFNNQGFEYCAFAAYHGSPDKHASKVNLNNYPYGWDRIYEQNGYASNDPVIAHCNQSPLPILWDEDVYAQAPKLWRELNRQGLKYGWTQAVHDEKGVHHSLFSLARTHSPIDIEEHYGNLGYAIFASQKLHALAGKKMSETAADQQQCHLSPREIEVLRWSAQGKTASEVGRILCLSERTVNFHVCSCMRKLNASNKISAVAKAAQIHVI